One Peribacillus simplex NBRC 15720 = DSM 1321 genomic region harbors:
- a CDS encoding MFS transporter, giving the protein MSKKTKDMGNELSNKKMKRRALVGSTFGAVIEWYDFFLYATASALIFPKLFFPDSDPFIATLLSFATFATGFLARPIGAVIFGHYGDRIGRKNALVITLWMMGLSSFLMGLLPTFATIGIWAPILLVILRLIQGIGVGGEWAGSILLSMEWGSEKKKGFMASVPNAGVGAGMLLSSAVVGLCLYISNDSFYTWGWRIPFLASLLLLAAGVIIRNKILETPSFRQVKEVNQVSKMPVLEVLKLYPKQVLYTGLAKFSEHAPFAIFTTFMINYSINNFDVSSEYMVNVNILASVLMCINIPLFGYLSDKVGIKRLYIVGVIATLLFAFPYIGLMNTGVPGIILLATLLSMFPHNIQAGAQPALVAQAFPARLRYSGASLGTQIPAVFAGGIAPMVCTYLIQTTGSIYSIGFYIAFTSVVSLVGTILLKNLSNVSVDSEICKQKMVLKSTEKANA; this is encoded by the coding sequence TTGTCTAAAAAAACTAAAGATATGGGGAATGAACTTTCTAATAAAAAAATGAAAAGAAGGGCGCTTGTAGGCTCTACTTTTGGAGCAGTAATCGAATGGTATGACTTCTTTCTATATGCAACTGCCTCTGCATTAATCTTTCCTAAATTGTTTTTCCCAGATTCGGATCCGTTTATCGCTACATTGTTATCCTTTGCTACTTTCGCGACCGGATTCTTGGCACGTCCAATAGGTGCGGTTATCTTTGGGCATTATGGTGATCGTATTGGAAGGAAAAATGCACTAGTAATAACATTATGGATGATGGGCTTGAGCAGTTTTCTTATGGGGTTATTGCCTACCTTTGCGACCATTGGAATCTGGGCTCCTATTTTACTTGTTATTCTTCGTCTAATTCAAGGAATTGGAGTCGGAGGAGAATGGGCAGGATCGATTCTGTTGTCAATGGAATGGGGTAGCGAAAAGAAAAAAGGGTTCATGGCAAGCGTGCCAAATGCAGGGGTAGGAGCAGGTATGTTATTATCCTCTGCTGTAGTAGGATTGTGTCTATATATTTCAAATGACAGTTTTTATACTTGGGGGTGGAGAATTCCATTTCTTGCAAGCTTACTACTTTTGGCCGCAGGTGTAATTATTCGGAATAAAATCTTAGAAACTCCTTCGTTCCGTCAAGTTAAAGAGGTAAATCAGGTCTCTAAAATGCCGGTTTTGGAAGTACTTAAGTTATACCCTAAGCAAGTTTTATATACTGGGTTAGCAAAATTCTCTGAACATGCACCTTTTGCTATATTTACAACCTTTATGATAAATTATAGTATAAATAATTTTGATGTAAGTTCGGAATATATGGTGAATGTCAATATACTTGCAAGCGTATTAATGTGTATCAACATTCCTTTATTTGGTTACCTTTCTGATAAGGTTGGGATTAAACGTCTGTATATTGTGGGAGTCATTGCGACCCTTCTCTTTGCATTTCCATATATCGGATTAATGAATACTGGTGTTCCAGGCATAATTTTACTTGCAACCCTCTTATCGATGTTCCCACATAATATACAAGCTGGTGCTCAACCAGCTCTAGTAGCTCAGGCCTTTCCCGCCAGACTACGTTATAGTGGCGCTTCATTGGGAACACAAATACCTGCAGTATTTGCTGGAGGCATTGCTCCAATGGTCTGTACTTATCTAATACAAACTACTGGATCCATATATTCTATCGGTTTTTATATAGCTTTTACTTCGGTGGTAAGCTTAGTGGGGACCATTTTACTTAAGAATCTTTCAAATGTTAGTGTGGATTCTGAAATTTGTAAACAGAAGATGGTATTAAAGAGTACGGAAAAGGCAAATGCATAG
- a CDS encoding VOC family protein — protein MKISRLDHLVLTVKNIDKTCEFYNQVLGMEVITFGEGRKALHFGKQKINLHEVGKEFEPKAKTPMSGTADLCFITDVPMLDVIEHLDSYGAHIEEGPVKRTGALGSMTSIYTRDPVGNLIEISNY, from the coding sequence ATGAAAATCTCTAGATTAGATCACTTGGTTTTGACTGTAAAGAATATTGATAAAACATGTGAATTTTATAACCAAGTTTTAGGAATGGAAGTTATCACATTTGGAGAGGGCAGAAAGGCACTACATTTTGGAAAGCAGAAAATAAACCTACATGAAGTAGGCAAAGAATTCGAACCAAAAGCAAAAACACCCATGTCTGGTACTGCTGATTTATGTTTTATCACAGATGTTCCTATGTTAGATGTGATAGAACATTTAGACAGTTACGGAGCACATATTGAAGAAGGTCCAGTAAAAAGAACAGGAGCATTAGGATCGATGACCTCTATTTATACTAGGGATCCAGTTGGAAATCTAATAGAAATTTCTAACTATTAA